AGATTAGAAACAAAATCATTTGCTTCCGTAACGGCGAGCTCTGTTACTTTGCCAATATGTTTACCATTTATTAATACCGCTGTTGCTTCCGTTTTCAGACGATATCCTTTACATTTCGGACAGTTCTTTTGTGCCATATATTTATCCATTTGTTCACGAATGAAATCTGAAGATGTTTCACGATGGCGGCGCGCAAGGTTAGCAAGAACTCCTTCAAAAAAGATATCATTTTCACGCGTCATACCGTAATCATTTTCATAATGAAAGTGAATTTTTTCTTTTCCACTTCCATTTAGTATTTTATCTAACTGATCAGGAGGTAATTGACTGACTGGTGTATCCATATCAATACCGTAATGTTCGCAAACACTTTTAAGGAGTTGTGGATAATACTGTGAACTTGTTGGTTCCCAAGCTGCAATTGCCCCCTCATTTAAGGTTAATTCAGTATCAGGGATTACTAAGTCAACATCAACTTCCAATTTCGTCCCTAAACCATCGCAACGTTCACAAGCGCCATATGGACTATTAAAGGAAAATAAACGTGGCTCAAGTTCACCAATGGAAAAACCACAAATGGGACATGCATGTTGTTCACTAAATAACAATTCTTCTTCTCCCATTACATCAACTTTCACTTTTCCTTCACCTAAACGTAATGCTGTTTCCAACGAATCAGTAAGTCGACCAGAAATACCATCTTTAACAACAATTCGATCAACAACAACTTCAATCGAATGTTTTTTATTTTTCTCAAGCTCAATCTCTTCACTAATTTCTCGCATCTCTCCATCAATGCGTAAACGTACATAACCTTCTTGTTTTAATTTTTCTAACACTTTAACATGCTCACCTTTACGCCCAGATATTACTGGCGCAAGAATTTGAAGTTTCGTTCTTTCTGGATAAGCTAAAATTCGGTCAACCATTTGTTGCACAGTTTGTGATGAAATTTCTACACCATGCTTCGGACATACTGGATGGCCAATTCGAGCAAATAGCAAACGCATGTAATCGTAAATTTCTGTTACTGTTCCAACTGTAGAACGTGGATTTCTACTCGTTGTTTTTTGATCAATTGAAATGGCTGGAGAAAGCCCTTCAATAGCATCAACATCTGGTTTTTCCATTTGTCCTAAAAATTGACGCGCATAGGAAGATAAAGACTCAACATAGCGTCGTTGTCCCTCAGCATATATCGTATCAAAAGCTAATGATGATTTCCCAGAACCTGATAGCCCTGTAAGCACAACTAATTTTTCTTTTGGAATTTCAATATCAACATTTTTTAAATTATGTGCACGTGCACCTTTAATGGTTATTGCTTTTTTAGCCATTGATTGTCACCCCTCCGCTTTCAGCTGTATAACGATATCACGTAACTCAGCAGCTTTTTCAAAGTTCAAGTCACGCGCAGCTTGTTTCATTTCTTTTTCCATATTTTCAATCAGTTTCTCAATTTCTTTCTTCGTCATCTTACTATAACTTGGTGCATCACCTTCATACTTCGCTGAATCTTCAGCAGCCATAGTTGCGCGTATAACGTCACGAACTTCTTTTTTGATTGTCGTAGGTACAATACCATGTTTTTCGTTATATGCTTGTTGTTTTTCACGACGTCGTTCTGTTTCCTCAATTGCCCGACTCATTGAATCTGTCATCCGATCCGCGTACATAATGACACGTCCATTTTCATTACGTGCTGCTCGTCCCATTGTTTGAATCAATGCTCGATCAGACCGCAAGAAACCTTCTTTATCAGCATCAAGAATAGCAACTAAAGATACTTCTGGAATATCAATACCTTCACGTAATAAGTTAATTCCAACAATGACATCAAACTTACCGACCCGTAGATCACGAATAACCTCAATCCGCTCTAATGTTTTAATTTCAGAATGCAAATAAGCAACCTTCATTCCTATCTCTTTTAGATAGTCGGTTAAATCCTCTGACATTTTTTTAGTTAACGTTGTAATGAGTACCCGTTCATCTAGTTTTATCCGTTTATTTATCTCGCCAATCAGATCATCTATTTGACCATCAATTGGGCGAACTTCCACTGGAGGATCTAGTAAACCTGTTGGACGAATAACTTGTTCTGTCATTTGAGGCGTGTGCTCTAATTCATATGGACCGGGAGTTGCCGAAACAAAGACCATTTGTTTCGCCTTCTCTTCAAACTCCTTAAATGTCAACGGACGGTTATCCATTGCAGATGGTAATCGGAATCCATGATCAACTAAAACTTGCTTTCTTGCTTGGTCACCATTAAACATTCCACGAACCTGTGGTAACGTTACATGTGACTCATCAACAACAATCATGAAATCATCTGGAAAATAATCAATTAACGTATATGGAGTTGAACCAGCTTCTCTCAATGTTAAATGACGAGAGTAGTTTTCAATCCCTGAACAGAAACCCATTTCCTCCATCATTTCCAAATCATAACGCGTCCGCTGTTCAATTCGCTGTGCTTCAAGTAATTTATTATTTTCACGGAAAAACGTTAGCTGTTCTTCCAATTCTTTTTCAATATTTTTCATAGCGACTTTTAATTTTTCTTCACCAGTAACAAAGTGGGAAGCAGGGAAAATAGCGATGTGTTCGCGATCACCAACAATTTCTCCAGTTAGCGCATCTACTTCTCGTATACGATCAACCTCATCACCAAAAAATTCAACTCGTATACAGTGTTCTTCTCGAGAAGCCGGAATAATTTCAACCGAATCTCCACGAACTCTGAATGTACCACGTTGGAAATCTATATCATTACGTGCATACTGAATATCGACTAATTCACGAAGTAATGCGTCTCGGTCTTTCTCCATTCCAACCCGAATGGATAATACTTGATTTCGGTATTCTTCAGGAGAACCTAAACCATAAATACACGATACACTTGCTACGATTAAAACATCTTTTCTTTCAAATAAGGCAGACGTTGCTGAGTGTCGTAATTTATCAATTTCATCATTAATACTTGCATCTTTCTCTATAAATGTATCCGTCGAAGGAACATATGCTTCAGGCTGATAATAATTATAATAACTAACAAAATATTCTACAGCATTATTAGGAAAAAACTCTTTGAATTCACTATATAGTTGTCCAGCAAGTGTTTTATTATGAGCAATGACTAACGTCGGTTTGTTTACTTCTGTAATAACATTAGACATCGTAAATGTCTTACCAGTTCCTGTTGCTCCAAGTAATGTCTGTTCACGTCTACCAGCATTAATTCCGGAAACTAATTCCTTAATTGCTGATGGCTGATCACCCTCGGGCTTATATTTCGACACTAACTCAAATTTATCTACCACGATGCACCCTCCGTTCTACTCTTCACTTATCTATGATACCACATTATACTACTTTTCAAACCAAAATGCGAACAAATATTCGTTTTATTCATATTTAAAAAGATATGTAACAAAAAGCTTGAGGTACAGTTACCCCAAGCTTCTTTACTACATTATCTTTTAATAAGATTGATCATACTGATTGACTTCAAACAAGTCAATTAACTCGATATCTTTATGTTTATCTTTAAACCAACGAAGAGCAAAATCATTCTTAAATAATACTAAAAATGTTCCTTCACGGTCTTTAACTAACAGGTTTCGATCGTCGAATAACGTCGTATCGACTTGTTCCTGGTTTAACCAGCGTGGTACTCGTTCACCGATAGATTCTAACGTTACTTCTACATTATACTCGTGTTTCATACGATGTTCAAATACTTGATACTGTAATTCACCAACAGCTCCGATAATGTAGCTTTCCATCGGATAACGTGTAAATAATTGAATTGCACCTTCTTGGACCAGTTGTTCTAAACCTTTTCTGAATTGTTTTGATTTCATTACGTTTTTTGCAGTTACTTGCTTAAATAACTCAGGTGGGAATTGTGGTAATTCATCATAAACAAAAGATTCTTTACCTTCTGTTAATGTATCACCTATTCGATATGCATTCGGATCATATATCCCGATAATATCACCTGCATAGGCAACTTCAACTGTATCACGAGTGGAAGCCACAAATTGTTGTGTTTGAGACAATTTGATTTGTTTACCTGTTCGTTCTAATCTAACACTCATTCCACGCTCAAACTTACCTGAACAAACCCGTAGGAATGCTACACGATCACGATGGGCTGGATTCATGTTTGCTTGGATCTTAAAGACAAATCCTGAAAAATCCGGGTTATCGGGACTAACTAATCCTTCTGTTGTCTTTCTAGGAACAGGTTTGGGAGCCATTTCGATAAACGTATCAAAAAAACTTTGCACACCAAACGGCGCTAAAGCACTACCGAAGAAAACTGGTGTTTGATCCCCACTCAAGACCGCATCTAATGAATAGTCATCTCCTGCTTCTTCAATTAATTCCAACTCATCTAATGTATCTTGATATGTTGGATTTTCCACAAGTGCCTTATTCTCTGGATTATCTAAATCTGCATAAGGAATAGTTGTTTCTGCTTCATTTCCATTATATTGTACAAACTGTTTATTTTGACGATCAAATATGCCTAAGAAACGCTTACCCATGCCAACAGGCCAATTCATTGGATATGTTTCGATTTCTAAAACTTCTTCAATTTGTTCTAAAAGTGCTAATGGTTCACGACCTTCACGATCCATTTTGTTGATGAAAGTGAAAATCGGAATACCACGCATTTTACAAACTTTAAATAATTTAATAGTTTGGGCTTCAATACCTTTTGTTGCATCAATAATCATCACAACACTATCTACAGCTGTTAATGTACGATACGTGTCTTCACTAAAATCCTCGTGACCCGGTGTATCTAATATATTAACTTTATAATCTTTATATGGAAAGTTCATCACACTGGACGTTACAGAAATTCCACGTTGTTTCTCAATTTCCATCCAGTCAGATGTAGCAAATTTACCTGATTTTTTTGCTTTTACAGTCCCTGCTTCTCGAATTAGGTTACCAAACAATAACAATTTCTCTGTTAATGTTGTTTTACCAGCATCAGGGTGTGATATGATCGCAAATGTTTTTCTCTTATTTACTTCTTCTTGCATTGTCATTTTATAAATCCCTTCCTATCTTTAATTTGATTCATTTATAAAACATGGATTACTAAGGGATTTCTACATCGGTATAATGCTCCTTCATCTAATGTATAAGTGCTTTTTAAATGTCTATTCACGTTAGTAAAAATAGCACGTTTTTTAGGATAAAGTCAACTATTTTCACGCCAAATGACTGCCCATTTTAATCAATTGATCCTTAAAATACAAATAAAAATTTTCATTCTTACAGTTTTTGACGACAATTATTTGTTATAATGAAAAGATATACTTTTGCTAATACAAGACAAGGTAGGGAAATAATTATGCGTACCTTTTTTTTAGAAACACAAGACATTGTCAAAATAACCGGCCAACGGTTTTATAAAAGGGGCTTTGACTACTTCAAAAAAGGAAGAGTCATTGGTTTAACATACAATCAAACAATTAACACATGGAGTGCACAAGTTCGTGGAGCAAGTAGCTACAACGTTCGTATTTTCTTTTTTGATGACGATGAGCTAGAAGGTAATTGTGATTGTCCTGCATACGCCACACATTTCACTTGTAAACACATTGCAGCAGTTTTACTCGCAATAAGTAACAGTAATTCTAATGACCCTAGTCAGACAGTCTTGACTAGTACGACGAAACCAAACCCAACATTGCCAGTGAGACCGCAAGCTAAAAGTGATCCATTCACATTACGAATGCTAGAAGCTTTTAGTAGTGAAAATAGAGCGCATGTTTTGGATGCAAAAGAGCTTCGGATTGATTATACGTTAATTCAACGTAAAAACACACAAAATGCAAAACTGTTTTTAGAAGTTGAGTTACAAGTTGGTATAAAAAAAACGTATATAATTAAAGAAATCCGTACCTTTCTTACCCACGTTAAAAATCAGCAACCATACCCTGTTACAAATACATTCACATATGATCCTTTACTTCATAAGTTTGCAGAAGAGGACAAAGACATCATAGATCAGCTTATACAGGCCTATCAAAATGAAATTCTATATGATAATGACTATGGAATGACAAACAAACGTGCGGTTAGAATACCACCAAATTCAGCCAAGCCTTTATTAGAAGGAATTAGTGCAAGAGATCATACGATGAAAGATTTACAAGGCCAAATATTCGGAAGCTTTTTCTTGGAAGATAAGCTACCACCACTTACTTTTCCAATAGATCTTGAGAATGAAGATAGCTTCTCTATTAATCTGGGTGCTTTGCTTCGTTTTAATTATTTTGATGGATATGGTTATTTATATGAAGCACACACCTTTTATCTTACAAATGCTAAACAGCGCTTAATTATTGATCAGCTGTTTTCATTATTGCCTTATCGTACCAAGCATGTACATTTGATTGCCCGAGATAAGATGGAAGCATTTGTATCAAATGTCATGCCGAAATTAGAAAGAATAGGGCAACCCATTTATTCTGAAAAAACAAACGAACTACTTGCGATAACATCACTTAAGACAAAAATATATTTAGATGAATTACAGGATACACTTACAGCAAATGTTGTTTTTCAGTATGGAGATTATGAACTTGCACCATATGAATCACATCAGGCTTCTAATTTAGTAATAAAACGTGAAATGAAAGCCGAACGATCAATTTTACAACTTCTTGAACAAGCTGGTTTTTATTATTTAAATGGTCGTTTTCAACTATTTAATAATGAAAATATCTACAGGTTTTTACATGATGCTTTACCAGAACTTCATAACCATGCACTTGTTTATATTTCTGATGAGGTGAAAAAATTAGTTCGTGCAGAAGAACCAGAATTACAAGCCAATATTCAAGTGAATAACACTACCGGAATGTTAGACGTTTCCTTTGATGTTAAAGGGATATCAAATACAGAAGTACAACAACTTCTACAAGCATTAGTAGAGAAAAAACGCTATTACCGGATTCCAGATGGGCCTTTACTTGCTTTGGAAAATGAATCATTTGAATCGTTTCAACAATTTATTGACCAACTACAATTAAGTAAGTCTGATCTTCAGGATGGACAAGTTCAAATTTCAGCAGCGCGAAGTTTACAAATAGAAGAGACTTTTCCAGCTGAAGTTGCACATTATCAAGATACGTTTGAACAAATGTTAACTGCCTTAAAACATCCAGAAGATTTGCAATTTGATTTACCAACTACGTTAGATGCCGATTTACGCGACTATCAACTTGTAGGATTTCAGTGGTTTAAAACGCTCTCTTACTACCATTTAGGTGGCATTCTAGCAGATGATATGGGCTTAGGAAAAACAGTTCAAACAATAAGCTATTTATTAAGTGAAAAAGCAGAAAAAACAGATGGTAAATATCAAGCGTTAGTCATTGCACCTGCTTCACTGGTCTATAACTGGCGAAAGGAAATTACGAAGTTTGCACCTTCTTTACGTGCAGAAGTAATTGTCGGGACAAAACAACAACGTAGAGCAATCGTAGAACAATTGACTGATGTGGATGTGTTAATTACTTCTTATCCACTAATGCGAAAAGACCAAGATATATACGCATCAGTACCATTTGATGCATTGATTCTTGATGAAGCACAAGC
The nucleotide sequence above comes from Paraliobacillus zengyii. Encoded proteins:
- the uvrB gene encoding excinuclease ABC subunit UvrB, which produces MVDKFELVSKYKPEGDQPSAIKELVSGINAGRREQTLLGATGTGKTFTMSNVITEVNKPTLVIAHNKTLAGQLYSEFKEFFPNNAVEYFVSYYNYYQPEAYVPSTDTFIEKDASINDEIDKLRHSATSALFERKDVLIVASVSCIYGLGSPEEYRNQVLSIRVGMEKDRDALLRELVDIQYARNDIDFQRGTFRVRGDSVEIIPASREEHCIRVEFFGDEVDRIREVDALTGEIVGDREHIAIFPASHFVTGEEKLKVAMKNIEKELEEQLTFFRENNKLLEAQRIEQRTRYDLEMMEEMGFCSGIENYSRHLTLREAGSTPYTLIDYFPDDFMIVVDESHVTLPQVRGMFNGDQARKQVLVDHGFRLPSAMDNRPLTFKEFEEKAKQMVFVSATPGPYELEHTPQMTEQVIRPTGLLDPPVEVRPIDGQIDDLIGEINKRIKLDERVLITTLTKKMSEDLTDYLKEIGMKVAYLHSEIKTLERIEVIRDLRVGKFDVIVGINLLREGIDIPEVSLVAILDADKEGFLRSDRALIQTMGRAARNENGRVIMYADRMTDSMSRAIEETERRREKQQAYNEKHGIVPTTIKKEVRDVIRATMAAEDSAKYEGDAPSYSKMTKKEIEKLIENMEKEMKQAARDLNFEKAAELRDIVIQLKAEG
- a CDS encoding peptide chain release factor 3; protein product: MTMQEEVNKRKTFAIISHPDAGKTTLTEKLLLFGNLIREAGTVKAKKSGKFATSDWMEIEKQRGISVTSSVMNFPYKDYKVNILDTPGHEDFSEDTYRTLTAVDSVVMIIDATKGIEAQTIKLFKVCKMRGIPIFTFINKMDREGREPLALLEQIEEVLEIETYPMNWPVGMGKRFLGIFDRQNKQFVQYNGNEAETTIPYADLDNPENKALVENPTYQDTLDELELIEEAGDDYSLDAVLSGDQTPVFFGSALAPFGVQSFFDTFIEMAPKPVPRKTTEGLVSPDNPDFSGFVFKIQANMNPAHRDRVAFLRVCSGKFERGMSVRLERTGKQIKLSQTQQFVASTRDTVEVAYAGDIIGIYDPNAYRIGDTLTEGKESFVYDELPQFPPELFKQVTAKNVMKSKQFRKGLEQLVQEGAIQLFTRYPMESYIIGAVGELQYQVFEHRMKHEYNVEVTLESIGERVPRWLNQEQVDTTLFDDRNLLVKDREGTFLVLFKNDFALRWFKDKHKDIELIDLFEVNQYDQSY
- a CDS encoding DEAD/DEAH box helicase is translated as MRTFFLETQDIVKITGQRFYKRGFDYFKKGRVIGLTYNQTINTWSAQVRGASSYNVRIFFFDDDELEGNCDCPAYATHFTCKHIAAVLLAISNSNSNDPSQTVLTSTTKPNPTLPVRPQAKSDPFTLRMLEAFSSENRAHVLDAKELRIDYTLIQRKNTQNAKLFLEVELQVGIKKTYIIKEIRTFLTHVKNQQPYPVTNTFTYDPLLHKFAEEDKDIIDQLIQAYQNEILYDNDYGMTNKRAVRIPPNSAKPLLEGISARDHTMKDLQGQIFGSFFLEDKLPPLTFPIDLENEDSFSINLGALLRFNYFDGYGYLYEAHTFYLTNAKQRLIIDQLFSLLPYRTKHVHLIARDKMEAFVSNVMPKLERIGQPIYSEKTNELLAITSLKTKIYLDELQDTLTANVVFQYGDYELAPYESHQASNLVIKREMKAERSILQLLEQAGFYYLNGRFQLFNNENIYRFLHDALPELHNHALVYISDEVKKLVRAEEPELQANIQVNNTTGMLDVSFDVKGISNTEVQQLLQALVEKKRYYRIPDGPLLALENESFESFQQFIDQLQLSKSDLQDGQVQISAARSLQIEETFPAEVAHYQDTFEQMLTALKHPEDLQFDLPTTLDADLRDYQLVGFQWFKTLSYYHLGGILADDMGLGKTVQTISYLLSEKAEKTDGKYQALVIAPASLVYNWRKEITKFAPSLRAEVIVGTKQQRRAIVEQLTDVDVLITSYPLMRKDQDIYASVPFDALILDEAQAIKNHLTLTAKAVRSLQAKHRFALSGTPIENTLDELWSIFHTISPGFFGTKKHFLQQDPAYIAMITRPFILRRLKRDVLAELPDKIETEQYSELTKNQKQVYLAYVEKMQEKIAETIEQKGFEKGKLEILAGLTRLRQICCHPSLFLENYTGKSGKLEHLKELVDELRQSGKRLLIFSQFSSMLKIINKELQADGHEVFYLDGSTPPSQRLEMADAFNEGEKSVFLISLKAGGTGLNLTGADTVILFDLWWNPAVEEQAAGRAHRIGQKKVVQVIRLITEGTIEEKIFQLQHEKRELVDQIIKPGETMLSTLSENELRELLTIER